A single region of the Branchiostoma lanceolatum isolate klBraLanc5 chromosome 1, klBraLanc5.hap2, whole genome shotgun sequence genome encodes:
- the LOC136427702 gene encoding visual pigment-like receptor peropsin has translation MSASPSAWLSSGELVTDSPENTSEWPWTDGPTQETCSDDDDHFGYESYLAVAIYLTLLGLMAIGGNSIAIITFVRKKEFRNKEHNSLLLNMAIADLGVSIFAYPSTTVSGYAGKWMLGDVGCTIFGFLCFTFSLVTEGTLCAISVYRFIVICKPQHAYLLTHRRTMYVILGTWVYALLFTIPPLVGVSYYTYEPIRLICSLNWKLQYPGEIAYTALTIVFCYIANVWIMGYCYFKIFSKSTNLKFGALASEKAKKAVKSDILKAARMCLAMVVSYLFVWTPYAVSSTWNVFVDGDLPVLATVLPSLFAKTSCMLNPIIYTCCNSKFRQAVSKSLRRRGCLNKQVNPLDTAQMVRRKRRSDVELAAEGMAMKAVPPSKATGDGQSSSC, from the exons ATGAGCGCCTCTCCCAGCGCCTGGCTGTCCAGCGGGGAGCTTGTCACGGACAGTCCGGAGAACACCAGCGAGTGGCCATGGACGGACGGCCCGACCCAAGAAACCTGTTCCGACGACGACGACCATTTTGGCTACGAATCCTACCTTGCTGTCGCGATCTATCTCACCCTTCTCG GGTTAATGGCCATTGGTGGGAATTCCATCGCCATCATAACATTTGTGAGAAAGAAGGAGTTCCGTAACAAAGAGCACAACAGTCTTCTTTTGAACATGGCCATTGCTGACTTAGGCGTCAGCATCTTTGCATATCCGTCAACCACCGTGTCAG GGTACGCAGGCAAATGGATGCTCGGAGACGTTGGCTGTACGATCTTTGGATTCCTCTGCTTTACCTTCTCTCTGGTCACCGAGGGCACCCTGTGTGCCATCAGCGTCTATCGCTTCATCGTCATCTGTAAACCACAGCATG CCTATCTGCTGACCCACCGCCGGACCATGTATGTGATCCTTGGAACCTGGGTGTACGCTCTGCTGTTCACGATCCCTCCGCTAGTCGGCGTCAGCTACTACACCTACGAACCGATCC GGCTAATCTGCTCCTTAAACTGGAAACTGCAGTATCCAGGAGAGATAGCCTACACCGCTCTAACCATCGTGTTCTGCTACATCGCTAATGTCTGGATCATGGGGTACTGTTACTTCAAGATCTTCTCCAAGTCGACGAACCTCAAGTTTGGAGCTCTGGCCAGtgagaaggccaagaaggctgTAAAGAGCGACATCCTAAAGGCCGCGAGG ATGTGTCTGGCTATGGTGGTGTCCTACCTGTTCGTCTGGACCCCGTATGCCGTGTCCTCTACCTGGAACGTCTTTGTTGATGGAGATCTCCCCGTCCTGGCCACCGTCCTGCCCAGCTTGTTCGCCAAGACGTCCTGCATGCTGAACCCCATCATCTACACCTGCTGTAACAGCAAATTCCGACAGGCGGTGTCAAAGTCCCTCCGCAGGCGCGGCTGCTTGAACAAGCAGGTCAATCCCTTGGATACGGCACAAATGGTGCGCCGTAAAAGGCGTTCTGATGTAGAGCTTGCTGCTGAGGGCATGGCCATGAAAGCCGTTCCACCAAGTAAGGCCACGGGCGACGGGCAATCGAGTTCTTGTTAG